From a single Penaeus vannamei isolate JL-2024 chromosome 25, ASM4276789v1, whole genome shotgun sequence genomic region:
- the LOC138866421 gene encoding uncharacterized protein: MNNKREFDLKMHSSVSLSPPDLCVCPRWSPLANCEPQDHTSLNECRAGSHVLPRPFPRPFVRIPRSVRPLASPTARVSSEGAPGTMGDLGDFEDEKELSRSVGRHPAGPSGSSRRRRAGSEGEIGHRGTWEFGSKGEIGHRGTWEFGSKGEIGHRGTWKFGSEGEIEHRGTWEFDLRRVVRLKSFRSFSDVAQEYSHGEEYGKGGSKPTGGNSDVRAASTTHDRPRRTRKYVSGDTTRAHGRVPYPSDCDGSFVDTGFSDGDAQYEANARHRISGSDPPGNLLVPHTFPADTGTSRNTVLNKTTHADVISSADMNRMNKPASHTDNKQIVEKNETRLARKSTHNSVRTDLAGGPSKPRSRLCRPKKRERRYLSSGVPQLGHGRGGGRSNRKAFPKRRLEGGRYSILLRRGQRTAPSAQRDLEGQLVLNMRRVEHHNETRSVYDVEEVVDPEINDCFCEYSSQLKCLGERITKIPSRIVGNVTWFIVRMSSVQHLDVEVMAQYPSLRIMSLEENNLTAIPRGVFSKQNILKHLYMSKNNIRTLDKDSCQGLRSLLTFFLDKNSLEIVELSCFIHTPALITL; encoded by the exons ATGAATAATAAGCGTGAGTTTGATCTTAAGATGCACagtagtgtctctctctctcccccagaccTGTGCGTGTGTCCGCGCTGGAGTCCCTTGGCGAACTGTGAACCGCAGGACCACACGAGCCTGAACGAGTGTAGGGCAGGGAGCCACGTCCTGCCCCGCCCCTTTCCTCGTCCCTTCGTCAGGATACCCCGAAGTGTCCGCCCTTTGGCTTCCCCGACCGCCCGTGTTAGCTCTGAAGGCGCTCCTGGTACAATGGGTGACTTGGGAGACtttgaggatgagaaggaactgTCGAGGAGTGTGGGTCGACATCCCGCAGGTCCCTCCGGTTCGTCCCGTCGCAGGAGGGCCGGTTCTGAAGGGGAGATCGGACACAGAGGGACCTGGGAATTCGGTTCTAAAGGGGAGATCGGACACAGAGGGACCTGGGAATTCGGTTCTAAAGGGGAGATCGGACACAGAGGGACCTGGAAATTCGGTTCTGAAGGGGAGATCGAACACAGAGGGACCTGGGAATTCGATCTGCGGCGGGTGGTGCGTCTGAAGTCATTTCGGTCGTTCAGTGACGTGGCGCAAGAATACAGTCACGGTGAAGAGTACGGTAAAGGAGGGAGCAAACCGACTGGGGGGAATTCGGATGTTCGGGCAGCGAGCACAACCCACGACCGGCCGAGGAGAACTAGGAAATATGTCTCTGGGGACACAACCAGGGCTCATGGACGTGTCCCATATCCGTCCGACTGCGATGGGTCGTTCGTGGACACAGGGTTTAGCGACGGTGATGCACAGTACGAAGCTAACGCAAGACATCGCATTTCTGGTTCAGATCCACCCGGAAACCTGCTTGTTCCTCATACCTTCCCAGCGGACACAGGGACATCCAGGAACACCGTCTTGAACAAAACCACCCATGCAGATGTAATAAGTTCCGCAGACATGAACAGAATGAACAAACCCGCCTCACATACAGACAACAAGCAAATCGTTGAAAAGAACGAAACCCGGTTAGCGAGAAAATCGACGCATAACAGCGTGAGAACTGACCTGGCTGGCGGCCCCTCCAAACCGAGGTCAAGGCTCTGTCggccgaagaaaagagaaaggcgatACCTCAGCTCGGGCGTGCCCCAGCTGGGTCATGGGCGCGGAGGCGGTCGCAGCAATCGGAAGGCATTTCCCAAAAGACGCCTCGAGGGTGGACGGTACAGCATACTTCTCCGTCGGGGTCAAAGAACAGCCCCGTCGGCCCAGAGGGACTTGGAGGGCCAGCTGGTCCTCAACATGAGAAGGGTCGAGCACCACAACGAGACCCGGAGTGTGTACGACGTGGAGGAGGTCGTCGACCCCGAGATCAACGACTGCTTCTGCGAGTATAGTTCCCAGCTGAAGTGTCTGGGGGAACGGATCACAAAAATCCCTAGCAGGATCGTGGGAAATGTCACTTGGTT CATCGTCAGGATGAGTTCCGTCCAGCATCTCGACGTCGAAGTGATGGCTCAGTATCCGAGTCTCAGAATCAT GTCGTTAGAGGAGAATAACCTGACCGCCATTCCGAGGGGCGTTTTCTCTAAACAAAATATCCTGAAACACCT